The Manihot esculenta cultivar AM560-2 chromosome 1, M.esculenta_v8, whole genome shotgun sequence genome has a window encoding:
- the LOC122723118 gene encoding uncharacterized protein LOC122723118, with amino-acid sequence MLGLKNVIQRLEGDLVNQGKALNQALLFRDKIESFGTALAQKAIKFTNPAEWWINYGESAPELRKIAIKVLSQTTSASNCERNWSTFSLIHTKTRNRLKYQKLHALVFVHYNMRLKIRNVTRKSQQELDRSYDPINLDYIFEEDDPLNSWLEERESPLLDGQPNPWLDDEEAGNAPSQSESATQTQGQQGTAGDDDSFILSSSSSDDDDGGGDQGGGGTTVEGGGSRSSQDPPSQRQSGIRIASEPSPMRTYQRSRGSHSSSTGGAETSQTRGKDVAYEEEGSIDSLNYGYNAGTHNPNFMYGGGPGGSSSSEDTSSNYGFHGQFRGVPYPTNYPPAYSYYPLSGAESALSYPQPTYGDPNDIMGGGSLFSFDPQQYYQHQQHHLNDQSSESQSQDQQEPARRSFWW; translated from the exons ATGTTGGGTCTCAAAAATGTGATTCAACGTCTAGAGGGGGATTTAGTAAATCAAGGAAAAGCATTAAATCAA GCCCTACTTTTTCGGGACAAAATAGAGAGTTTTGGAACAGCTTTGGCGCAAAAGGCAATTAAGTTCACTAATCCAG CTGAGTGGTGGATTAATTATGGAGAAAGTGCTCCTGAGTTGAGAAAAATTGCTATTAAAGTACTGAGCCAAACAACTTCAGCTTCAAACTGCGAGAGAAATTGGAGTACATTTTCTCTCATTCACACAAAGACAAGAAACAGATTGAAGTATCAAAAATTACATGCACTTGTCTTTGTGCACTACAACATGAGGCTGAAAATCAGAAATGTGACAAGAAAGAGCCAACAGGAGTTAGACAGGAGCTACGATCCAATTAATTTGGATTATATTTTTGAAGAAGATGATCCGTTAAACTCTTGGTTGGAGGAAAGGGAATCTCCATTGCTTGATGGGCAACCAAATCCATGGTTAGATGATGAAGAGGCGGGTAATGCTCCATCACAGTCTGAATCTGCCACTCAAACTCAAGGACAACAAGGTACTGCTGGTGATGatgattcttttattttatccagCTCTAgtagtgatgatgatgatggtggTGGTGATCAAGGTGGAGGAGGAACCACAGTTGAAGGAGGTGGTAGTCGTAGTTCACAAGATCCACCTAGTCAAAGACAAAGTGGAATTAGAATTGCTTCTGAACCATCTCCGATGCGTACATATCAAAGATCACGAGGCTCTCATAGTTCTAGTACTGGTGGTGCTGAAACATCCCAAACAAGAGGTAAGGATGTTGCATATGAGGAGGAGGGGTCAATTGATTCATTAAATTATGGATACAACGCTGGCACGCATAATCCAAATTTTATGTATGGTGGTGGACCTGGTGGTAGCTCATCATCTGAAGATACTTCATCAAATTATGGGTTCCATGGCCAATTTAGAGGGGTGCCATATCCAACAAATTATCCTCCTGCATATTCATATTACCCCTTATCAGGAGCAGAGTCAGCTTTATCATACCCTCAGCCAACTTATGGTGATCCTAATGATATTATGGGTGGTGGTTCTTTATTCAGTTTTGATCCACAACAATACTATCAACATCAGCAGCATCACCTTAATGATCAAAGCTCAGAGAGCCAAAGTCAAGACCAACAAGAACCTGCACGACGTTCTTTTTGGTGGTAG